Proteins found in one Moritella sp. Urea-trap-13 genomic segment:
- a CDS encoding DUF4434 domain-containing protein, protein MVKGILSSLLLLFSINAAAVVKDSWVFYQPQLRDSSVTTAQWQGLLSELKQSGAKGIVLQWTAYGERGDLSVKQNRQLEQVFILAEQMHLKVIIGLYSDPDFFSSIKQPAASLKYYLHKQKVLSLKQVQQWLKYVNSTAFSGWYLTEEIDDYHWQDEDKKSLLIKHLTSIKDEILKLTPEQPIYISAYIGGYQSASHVSDLFSAISLQGQLNVLLQDGFGTQALTAEQKKYYFSSLLSCDNSTVSGTVFEYFRQQKDTEVFKANPPSQAQWQRQLNSMSTYCHGEKVIFSLRYLPYAQGILDSKSD, encoded by the coding sequence ATGGTAAAAGGTATTTTGAGCAGTCTACTGCTGCTTTTTTCTATTAATGCGGCGGCAGTCGTAAAAGACAGTTGGGTATTTTACCAGCCGCAACTTCGTGATAGCTCGGTAACGACTGCGCAATGGCAAGGATTGCTGTCTGAGCTTAAACAGTCTGGCGCTAAAGGTATTGTCTTACAATGGACTGCATACGGAGAGCGTGGTGATTTAAGTGTCAAGCAAAATAGGCAGCTTGAGCAAGTGTTTATATTAGCAGAGCAGATGCACCTAAAAGTTATTATCGGTTTATATTCAGATCCGGATTTTTTCTCCAGTATTAAACAACCAGCTGCATCGTTAAAATATTATCTGCATAAACAAAAGGTATTATCTTTAAAACAGGTCCAACAATGGCTTAAATACGTTAACTCGACAGCATTTTCAGGTTGGTATCTAACTGAAGAGATTGATGACTATCATTGGCAGGACGAAGATAAAAAATCATTGTTAATTAAACACCTGACATCGATAAAAGATGAGATATTAAAATTAACGCCAGAACAGCCTATTTATATTTCCGCCTATATAGGTGGTTATCAGTCTGCGAGCCATGTCAGTGATTTGTTTTCTGCCATTTCACTGCAGGGGCAGCTTAATGTTTTACTCCAAGACGGATTTGGTACACAGGCATTAACCGCGGAGCAAAAAAAATATTACTTTTCATCATTACTAAGCTGTGACAATTCCACCGTTTCTGGGACCGTCTTCGAATATTTCAGGCAACAGAAGGATACTGAGGTTTTCAAAGCAAATCCGCCTTCACAGGCGCAGTGGCAGCGGCAGTTAAACTCAATGAGTACTTATTGTCACGGTGAGAAAGTTATATTCTCATTACGTTATCTGCCTTATGCACAAGGGATCCTAGATTCAAAATCTGATTAA